A window of the Eretmochelys imbricata isolate rEreImb1 chromosome 7, rEreImb1.hap1, whole genome shotgun sequence genome harbors these coding sequences:
- the RBSN gene encoding rabenosyn-5, whose protein sequence is MASSYPPPFDDPVEVREGFLCPLCLKDLQSFYQLQSHYEEEHSSEDRDVKGQLRNLVQKAKKAKKKLLKRDGDDRTDTGAQERYESFSYGGVDPYMWEPQELGAMRSHLSDFKKHRAARIDHYVVEVNKLIIRLEKLTSFDRTNTESAKIRAIEKSVVPWVNDQDVPFCPDCGNKFSIRNRRHHCRLCGSIMCKKCMELVSLPLASKLTSASKEALASHTSPNSSPNSIHSSRRGSISSVSSVSSVLDEKDDDRIRCCRHCKDTLLKREQQIDEKEYTPDIVKLYEKLRLCMEKVDQKAPEYIKMAESLNAGEMTYNLEHANDLRVEVQKVYELIDALSKKILSLGLNEEPQPHPKTLQLQRMIRYSATLFVQEKLLGLMSLPTKDKYEELKEKRKQEIDRKLHMEKQATLETQRRLEEKQKDLASRSTAAPNGEVPYTKRGTVKKSEGWLPTSSLPRQREIADPLLQQIDNITSFIKQAKAANRLDEVRMLQENLRQLQDEYDQQQTLKAIELSKRQAEEEEMQREQLQVLREKEWEREQHKAMSQHSRTRSLDFREVKQHQHESGKENLNQIAHALDLDTTQIKSSLSSKTPSPDAVQKQVTKENSVFPTKPRDAPQYIRETDQNQTVFLNPFEDEADTSPVEEDPANTLAGDSSQVVSLPTKALHSDTKEYNPFEDDEEDQQTNGATVCATNPFEDNGNPFQKSVNAQSSGNPFEGLTSTNPFEVDDNEISGEDIIEEELLLQQIDNIKAYIFDAKHSGRMDEVEVLTENLKELKRTLAKQKEKSNC, encoded by the exons ATGGCATCAAGCTACCCTCCTCCATTTGATGACCCTGTAGAAGTGAGAGAGGGTTTTCTGTGTCCACTGTGCCTGAAGGATCTGCAGTCTTTCTATCAGCTTCAGTCTCACTATGAAGAAGAACACTCAAGTGAGGACAGAGATGTCAAAGGACAGCTCAGAA ATCTAGTCCAAAAGGccaaaaaagcaaagaagaagCTATTGAAACGAGATGGAGATGACCGAACTGATACTGGAGCTCAGGAGCGATACGAGTCTTTCAGTTATGGTGGAGTAGATCCATACATGTGGGAGCCCCAAGAACTGG GTGCCATGAGGAGTCATCTTTCTGATTTCAAGAAACACCGAGCAGCTAGAATTGATCATTATGTTGTTGAAGTCAATAAATTAATAATCAGGTTAGAGAAG CTTACGTCATTTGACAGAACAAATACAGAGTCAGCTAAAATAAGAG CTATAGAGAAGTCTGTTGTGCCTTGGGTCAATGATCAGGATGTACCGTTCTGCCCAGACTGTGGCAATAAGTTCAGCATTCGGAACAGACGTCATCACTGCCGCCTTTGTGGGTCTATCATGTGCAAGAAGTGTATGGAGCTTGTCAGCCTTCCGTTGGCGA GCAAACTCACCAGTGCCAGCAAAGAGGCCCTGGCCTCTCATACTAGTCCAAACTCCTCACCTAACAGTATCCATAGCTCCCGCCGTGGCAGCATTAGCAGTGTAAGCAGTGTGAGCTCAGTTCTGGATGAGAAGGACGATGACAGAATCCGCTGCTGTAGGCACTGTAAAGACACCCTACTCAAAAGAGAGCAACAGATTGATGAGAAAGAATACACACCGGATATTGTGAAACTCTATGAG AAACTCCGGCTTTGCATGGAGAAGGTTGACCAGAAGGCTCCGGAATACATAAAGATGGCAGAATCATTAAA tgCTGGGGAGATGACCTACAATCTTGAACATGCTAATGATCTGAGGGTGGAGGTGCAGAAAGTGTATGAATTAATAGATGCTTTAAG TAAGAAGATTTTGAGTCTAGGCTTGAATGAAGAGCCTCAACCTCATCCCAAAACTCTACAACTTCAGAGAATGATTAGATACTCAGCTACCCTTTTTGTACAG GAAAAATTGTTGGGTCTGATGTCCCTGCCAACCAAAGACAAGTATGAAGaactgaaagagaaaagaaaacaggagATTGATAGAAAACTGCACATGGAAAAACAG GCAACACTTGAAACACAGAGAAGACTGGAGGAAAAGCAGAAAGATTTGGCTTCCAGATCCACAGCTGCACCCAATGGTGAGGTACCTTATACAAAAAGAGGCACAGTAAAGAAATCTGAAGGTTGGTTACCTACGTCTAGCTTACCTCGCCAAAGGGAAATAGCTGACCCACTTCTTCAGCAGATTGACAATATTACATCTTTTATTAAGCAAGCAAAGGCAGCTAATCGGTTAGATGAGGTCCGTATGTTGCAAGAGAACCTGCGACAGCTTCAAGATGAATATGATCAGCAGCAAACTCTGAAAGCTATTGAGCTTTCTAAAAGgcaggcagaggaggaagagatgcAGAGGGAGCAGCTTCAGGTCCTTCGTGAGAAGGAGTGGGAAAGGGAACAACACAAAGCAATGTCTCAACACTCAAGGACACGTTCTCTAGACTTCAGAGAAGTGAAGCAGCACCAGCAtgaatctggaaaagaaaacctGAACCAGATAGCACATGCTTTGGACTTAGATACCACTCAGATCAAAAGCAGCCTAAGTTCTAAAACTCCGTCTCCAGATGCTGTCCAGAAACAGGTAACTAAAGAGAACTCAGTCTTCCCAACCAAACCCAGAGATGCCCCACAATACATCAGAGAGACCGACCAAAATCAGACAGTGTTCCTAAACCCTTTTGAAGATGAGGCAGATACTAGTCCAGTAGAAGAAGACCCTGCTAACACATTGGCTGGTGACAGTTCTCAGGTGGTTTCTTTGCCCACCAAAGCCCTGCACAGTGATACAAAAGAATATAATCCATTTGAAGATGATGAGGAAGATCAGCAAACAAATGGGGCAACTGTTTGTGCTACAAATCCCTTTGAAGATAATGGAAATCCATTTCAAAAGTCTGTGAATGCTCAGAGTTCTGGTAATCCATTTGAAGGGTTGACTTCTACCAATCCTTTTGAAGTTGATGATAATGAAATCTCAGGAGAGGACATTATAGAAGAAGAACTCCTTCTCCAACAGATTGATAATATCAAGGCTTATATTTTTGATGCCAAACATAGCGGACGGATGGATGAGGTGGAGGTACTGACAGAGAACTTAAAGGAACTGAAGCGCACATTAGCAAAGCAGAAAGAGAAATCCAATTGCTGA
- the MRPS25 gene encoding small ribosomal subunit protein mS25 yields MPMKGRFPIRRTLQYLSQGEIVFKGAVKVMTVNYNTRGELSEGARKFVFFNIPQIQYKNPWVQIMMFKNMTPSPFLRFYLDSGEQVLVDVEDKSNKEIVEHIKKILGKSEETLQKEEQEKKKLSHPATFGPKKYHLRECMCEIEGQIPCPGLVPLPKEMTGKYKAAMKEKAIS; encoded by the exons atgccGATGAAGGGCCGGTTCCCCATCCGCAGGACCCTGCAGTACCTGAGCCAGGGGGAGATCGTCTTCAAGGGCGCGGTGAAGGTGATGACCGTGAACTACAACACCCGCGGGGAGCTGAGCGAGGGGGCCAG GAAATTTGTGTTTTTCAACATCCCTCAGATTCAGTACAAAAACCCCTGGGTCCAGATCATGATGTTTAAGAACATGACCCCTTCGCCGTTTCTAAGGTTCTATTTAG ATAGTGGTGAGCAAGTCTTGGTTGATGTGGAAGATAAAAGCAACAAAGAGATAGTGGagcacattaaaaaaatcttgggTAAAAGCGA GGAAACGCTACAGAAAgaggagcaagagaaaaagaaGCTGTCTCATCCTGCAACCTTTGGACCTAAAAAATATCACCTGAGGGAATGTATGTGTGAAATCGAAGGCCAGATTCCTTGCCCTGGTCTAGTACCGCTGCCTAAAGAGATGACGGGCAAATATAAAGCTGCCATGAAAGAAAAAGCCATATCCTGA